A single window of Amphiura filiformis chromosome 17, Afil_fr2py, whole genome shotgun sequence DNA harbors:
- the LOC140137640 gene encoding uncharacterized protein gives MNMMKGLLVLAIFVLTIVEHVAGEKQCYQCLWIKGLRADICSDENFNLTSSEVCSDENCYITSSKVQIVTCPDDKFCFKATLGETHGSRGCDTGTCTQAGTFSYSPEGTKAQVIRSCCNSTLCNGGTKGSSINFVNKNNGNQINQSNFTVVVAAIIFVICTAY, from the exons atgaacatgatgaaagggcTGTTGGTGTTGGCCATATTTGTCTTAACCATAGTTG AACATGTAGCAGGAGAAAAGCAATGCTACCAGTGTTTATGGATTAAAGGATTGAGGGCAGACATCTGTTCTGACGAGAATTTCAACCTTACTTCATCTGAGGTCTGTTCTGACGAGAATTGCTACATTACTTCATCTAAGGTCCAAATAGTGACATGTCCAGATGATAAGTTTTGCTTC aaaGCGACATTAGGAGAGACTCATGGAAGCCGAGGATGTGACACTGGTACTTGTACTCAGGCTGGAACCTTTTCATATAGTCCAGAAGGGACTAAGGCTCAAGTTATTAGGAGTTGCTGCAACAGCACCTTATGCAATGGCGGTACGAAAGGGTCTTCcatcaactttgtcaataaaaATAATGGCAATCAAATTAATCAATCAAACTTCACCGTTGTAGTTGCCGCTATTATATTTGTAATTTGCACTGCTTATTAA